One Nematostella vectensis chromosome 10, jaNemVect1.1, whole genome shotgun sequence genomic window carries:
- the LOC5512547 gene encoding carbohydrate sulfotransferase 11, whose translation MKKQAARFAAILVFVFFLFVLLCSICQDTKSRFKLKRIKHSPTSYNENKLRIIFLNEKVKRAKACKRLGLTTGRSHVIHHPWKLRTALVDDVSQVMFCYIPKVASGNWKRVFIMLQKGISNPAFIDTQAAHNTKLRNLGSSSSEEIARVVKKYRQFVVVREPMERLLSAYINKIHKADYTGKFHRLLGRQGLPQGDHKIPYQEQVNDTEKISFSEFVDFIITQASAGERLEIHWERMHKICYPCFFEYDYIGKYETLQRDSRFILDRVPGAQGWSLPDVKADKGRTTKANERRYFSQLRVDQLRGLLEVYRLDYELFNYPLPIHLFNVIRT comes from the exons ATGAAAAAACAAGCGGCGCGTTTTGCGGCCATTTTagttttcgttttctttctctttgtgTTGCTTTGTTCAATATGTCAAGATACCAAATCAAGATTCAAGCTGAAAA GAATTAAACACAGCCCAACATCGTACAACGAAAACAAGCTGAGAATAATTTTCTTA AATGAGAAAGTCAAGAGAGCAAAGGCGTGTAAGAGACTGGGTCTGACCACAGGCCGCTCCCACGTGATCCATCACCCTTGGAAGCTGCGCACAGCTCTTGTCGATGACGTCAGCCAGGTCATGTTCTGTTACATCCCCAAAGTCGCGTCGGGAAACTGGAAACGAGTCTTCATCATGCTGCAAAAGGGCATTAGTAACCCGGCCTTCATAGATACACAGGCTGCCCATAATACAAAACTAAGAAACCTAGGCAGTTCGAGCAGTGAAGAAATAGCGCGCGTAGTAAAGAAGTATAGACAGTTCGTCGTTGTACGAGAACCAATGGAGAGGCTGCTGTCGGCGTATATAAACAAAATCCACAAGGCCGACTACACGGGAAAATTTCACCGATTACTAGGACGACAGGGTCtaccacagggtgaccacaAGATACCATATCAAGAACAAGTAAACGACACTGAGAAGATCTCCTTTTCAGAGTTCGTTGATTTTATCATCACTCAAGCGAGCGCTGGGGAGCGATTAGAAATCCACTGGGAGCGAATGCACAAGATTTGTTACCCTTGTTTCTTTGAGTATGATTATATTGGAAAGTATGAGACATTACAAAGGGATTCCAGGTTTATCCTGGACAGAGTACCTGGCGCGCAAGGATGGTCCCTACCAGATGTCAAGGCGGACAAGGGTCGCACCACAAAGGCCAATGAGCGGCGGTACTTTTCCCAGTTGAGGGTTGATCAGTTACGAGGACTCTTAGAGGTGTATAGGCTCGACTACGAGCTTtttaactaccctttacctaTACACCTGTTCAACGTTATACGAACATAA
- the LOC116618357 gene encoding fibroblast growth factor 1: MERLCIFIISFVLVICNLFSTVSSVSLHIQKIYQPNQDTPRTSVSFVSIDAEGASTNNQTVFLQSRTGFFLQIPRRGKITGTLNRSSKFVDVHMQSLGPSVVRFLGVYSKSYLAMNSEGVLYTTRRPTDECLFKEKLEYNSFHTFCSYKYSGLNSANGSREWYLAIKRNGKIKHGVNTSKRQRAVQFVVLPVRLSSSLGLS, translated from the exons ATGGAACGACTTTGTATTTTT ATAATATCTTTTGTGCTGGTAATCTGCAATCTTTTTTCAACTGTTTCCTCCGTCTCTTTGCACATTCAGAAGATCTATCAGCCCAATCAAGATACGCCAAGAACATCGGTATCATTCGTCTCCATAGACGCTGAAGGGGCATCCACAAATAATCAAACAGTATTCTTACAAAGTAGAACGGGGTTTTTTCTACAGATCCCTAGAAGGGGAAAAATCACAGGAACCCTAAATCGTAGTAGTAAATTTG TTGATGTACATATGCAGTCTTTAGGGCCAAGCGTTGTGCGCTTCTTAGGTGTCTACTCAAAATCATATCTGGCTATGAATAGCGAAGGAGTCCTGTACACTACA AGGCGACCCACCGATGAATGTTTATTCAAGGAAAAGCTGGAGTACAACAGTTTTCACACGTTTTGCTCTTACAAATACAGTGGACTTAACTCGGCCAACGGATCCAGAGAGTGGTACCTAGCCATCAAGCGAAACGGTAAAATAAAACACGGAGTGAACACGAGTAAGCGACAGAGAGCTGTACAATTTGTGGTGCTTCCAGTACGATTGTCATCCTCATTAGGGCTGAGCTAA
- the LOC5512546 gene encoding ubiquitin carboxyl-terminal hydrolase 38: protein MDQILRGIVASDHPENVKKSLIQQLVSKAASDIPEEQCNALYEMSCQWMAEGNAGFLGEMGKLLLLSWGKHHKEIFQRFFTETHLINLLESSEKLSPGHINFVRVSFDLLQHTPQIFSLYTLVRHRVHTVLTQNLSIELGAAVCRLLIEYPHCWPVGERLLQVNVALICALSKTQLPKSSKSELKSCIQSGGLIGALLNQIWTKNQNLLFPVLTEIFNVISMPGTNPSVALASVVGFFSPEVITTATRLAASNPAVTDERMALALGRMISWLSWPGGKRVDQWIVSFLRALAMSGKHGVLINVTLEKLPQVFSRLLFPVVRESTMVVLSHMLLSFQHSPQAFHLIVEHVPDLVKSLRKEDSVSSKACLQTLAELMHCLMYQHSGFPELYSPVLDCLQDMTKPSDAMIRKWLAQSAWSAQAVQLASPRITSKSETGRTGLVNLGNTCYMNSVLQSLYMLEEFRSLVMMKKTVPQCHKVLSQLQEVFAFLSLSQRAAFAPSKFLHAARPPWFAPGTQQDCSEFLKYMLDRLEEEDKIQAGVNRSMSGAGLGQDMISNIIEDTFSGRLIVCHSCRRCRHVSCREEAFTDLPLAFPHQRDAASITSSPKPDNPEEAPATDRSLKGGDIGQRPPAASITAPDEEAVASDESSCGATAAYSYPSQVKSSATGIGASDPSISLEEMLGYFFEPEMLEGSNQYHCERCQGLQDAERSVVIANAPMFLVLTLKRFSYNVRTHERSKILQSVSYPARLQLSNVCVPPSRRNSVCENDSANSQVELNENISESLEAPPPKCTRQDFDSDYGSAGTDDPFQELRATIAVENFPSETMYALTSVIVHSGTSSESGHYYCYAIPSGRVSLTKNAPKSVQTTSKRPQDNLKNFPSPRKTRTPSSHQSPQSAPPSSPCTPSSSTAPPLPTNPKSPSEAPSLNNPNPRSSCTTPPSSDTTNSSSAGPSATNNASPSSSPYVASAPGKDSSASANSWYLLNDSRVSYASFESFSDITKRFPKDTPYVLIYKNISRAPVARVGEQLDGEIRQDLVDAVTRDNLQYLQESERSSSHASRGVSHPPRSDDDGDNGPSGSCGPGSGFNAPFNRFVF, encoded by the exons ATGGACCAAATTCTGCGAGGAATTGTCGCTTCGGATCATCccgaaaatgtgaaaaaatccCTGATACAGCAACTTGTTTCAAAGGCAGCCAGTGACATCCCAGAAGAGCAATGCAACGCACTTTATGAGATGAGCTGTCAGTGGATGGCCGAAGGGAATGCAGGATTTTTAGGCGAAATGGGAAAACTGTTACTTTTATCATGGGGAAAACACCACAAAGAAATCTTCCAGAGGTTCTTTACGGAAACACACTTAATAAATCTCTTAGAATCAAGCGAAAAACTCTCTCCTGGACACATCAATTTTGTGCGTGTCTCATTTGACTTGCTTCAACACACACCGCAAATCTTTTCCTTGTACACTCTTGTGAGACATCGCGTTCACACAGTATTAACACAGAATCTAAGCATAGAGTTAGGCGCAGCTGTGTGCCGGCTATTGATAGAATATCCTCATTGTTGGCCAGTGGGGGAGCGTTTACTACAAGTTAATGTTGCTTTAATTTGTGCTCTGAGCAAAACACAACTTCCCAAATCTTCAAAATCAGAATTGAAGTCATGTATACAAAGTGGTGGACTTATTGGAGCATTGCTTAATCAGATATGGACGAAGAACCAGAATTTGTTATTTCCAGTTTTGACAGAAATCTTCAATGTAATATCTATGCCAGGAACTAACCCATCGGTTGCCCTTGCCTCTGTTGTGGGATTTTTTTCCCCTGAGGTTATTACGACTGCGACAAGACTTGCTGCCTCTAATCCTGCAGTCACAGACGAGCGTATGGCCCTTGCACTAGGGCGCATGATAAGTTGGCTTTCCTGGCCTGGCGGTAAAAGGGTTGACCAATGGATCGTATCTTTTCTGCGTGCTCTGGCAATGTCTGGAAAACATGGTGTCCTCATTAATGTCACCCTGGAAAAATTACCACAA GTGTTTAGCCGGCTTCTGTTTCCTGTTGTTCGTGAGAGCACAATGGTTGTGCTATCTCATATGCTTCTCAGCTTCCAACACTCTCCCCAGGCCTTCCACCTG ATTGTTGAGCATGTACCGGACCTTGTGAAGAGCCTAAGGAAAGAGGACAGTGTATCATCCAAGGCCTGTCTCCAGACGCTAGCTGAACTAATGCACTGCCTCATGTACCAGCACTCTGGTTTCCCAGAACTGTACAGCCCTGTGCTTGACTGTTTACAA gACATGACAAAACCATCAGATGCCATGATCAGGAAATGGCTGGCACAGAGTGCGTGGTCAGCCCAAGCAGTACAGCTTGCCTCGCCACGAATCACTTCTAAGTCTGAGACAGGAAGAACAGGTCTTGTTAACCTGGGGAACACATGTTACATGAACAGCGTTCTACAGTCACTCTACATGCTTGAGGA GTTTCGCTCACTGGTCATGATGAAAAAGACTGTCCCACAGTGCCACAAGGTGCTATCTCAACTCCAGGAGGTGTTTGCTTTTCTGAGTCTGAGCCAA CGGGCTGCCTTTGCACCTTCCAAATTCCTTCATGCTGCTCGTCCCCCCTGGTTTGCACCTGGTACACAGCAAGACTGCTCTGAGTTCCTAAAGTATATGCTGGACAGACTAGAGGAGGAAGACAAAATCCAGGCGGGTGTAAATAGGAGCATGTCTGGTGCCGGTCTGGGGCAGGACATGATTTCCAATATTATTGAAGATACCTTCAGTGGGAGGCTTATTGTTTGCCACAG CTGTAGACGCTGCCGCCACGTGTCCTGCCGCGAAGAAGCCTTTACAGACCTCCCTCTCGCCTTCCCTCACCAGCGCGACGCGGCCAGCATCACCTCCTCGCCCAAGCCTGACAACCCAGAGGAGGCCCCAGCTACCGACAGAAGCCTCAAGGGCGGGGACATCGGACAACGCCCTCCTGCAGCAAGCATTACCGCACCGGACGAGGAAGCAGTGGCTAGTGATGAGAGTTCATGTGGTGCTACTGCTGCGTACTCGTATCCCAGTCAGGTCAAGTCTTCGGCTACAGGTATCGGGGCTAGTGATCCTtccatatccttagaagaaaTGCTGGGATACTTCTTTGAGCCGGAGATGCTCGAGGGCTCCAATCAGTATCATTGCGAGCGTTGCCAAGGGCTCCAGGATGCTGAGCGTAGCGTGGTGATCGCCAACGCGCCCATGTTTCTTGTATTGACTCTAAAGAGGTTCTCATATAATGTACGGACGCACGAGCGATCAAAGATCCTTCAAAGCGTTTCTTACCCCGCGAGGTTACAACTGTCGAATGTTTGTGTTCCACCTTCGCGACGGAACTCTGTGTGTGAGAATGATAGTGCAAATTCTCAGGTAGAATTGAACGAAAATATATCGGAGTCTCTAGAGGCTCCGCCCCCTAAATGCACCAGACAGGACTTTGACTCAGATTATGGCTCTGCTGGAACCGATGACCCTTTCCAGGAATTGCGCGCCACAATTGCTGTTGAGAATTTTCCTTCGGAGACGATGTATGCCCTCACGTCCGTGATCGTGCATTCGGGCACGTCTTCCGAGAGTGGACACTACTATTGCTACGCAATACCCTCCGGTCGGGTGAGCCTAACAAAGAATGCACCGAAATCGGTGCAAACGACCTCCAAACGACCTCAGGACAATCTCAAAAACTTCCCCTCACCTCGAAAAACACGTACACCGTCTTCCCATCAGTCACCGCAATCTGCCCCTCCCTCGTCACCTTGCACCCCTTCATCATCTACCGCCCCTCCCTTACCTACTAACCCTAAGTCGCCATCTGAAGCACCTTCCCTGAATAACCCTAACCCTCGCTCATCATGCACCACACCTCCATCATCTGACACCACAAACTCATCGTCTGCCGGCCCTTCTGCTACAAATAATGCCTCTCCCTCGTCTTCACCTTACGTCGCTTCAGCGCCTGGCAAAGACTCAAGCGCGAGCGCGAACTCGTGGTATCTCTTGAACGACAGTCGCGTCTCGTACGCAAGTTTTGAGTCGTTTTCCGACATTACTAAACGCTTTCCTAAGGACACTCCCTATGTGTTAATCTACAAGAACATCAGTCGCGCGCCCGTAGCGAGAGTGGGTGAGCAGCTGGATGGGGAGATACGCCAAGACTTAGTGGATGCTGTAACGCGGGATAACCTACAATACCTTCAG GAGAGCGAGCGTTCGTCCAGTCACGCAAGTCGTGGAGTCTCGCATCCGCCTCGTAGTGACGACGATGGGGATAATGGTCCTTCTGGTAGCTGCGGTCCTGGCTCCGGTTTTAATGCGCCCTTCAATAGATTTGTTTTCTAG